The following nucleotide sequence is from Gymnodinialimonas sp. 202GB13-11.
CAACACAGACCCGGCCGAGCCGCCACCGACGATGATGTAGTCAAATTCCATGTGCCGCAGACTACGCGCCATGCCGCTCCACGGAAACAGAACGTGGCGTCAGCCCGGCAACGAACCGCTCAGGACATAACGCAGGATCTGCACCACCTGCTCGGGCTCTTCCGCCACGGCCAGTGCTGCCGCGTGCACCTCTTTCAAGGGATGCTGATGCTCCGGCATCGACAGCACGATGATCGGCTTGCCCAATGCGCTGGCATAACCTGCGTCAAACGCCGCGTTCCACTGTTTGTATTTTTCGCCAAACCGTACGACGACCACATCGGCATTCTCGATCCCGTGGCGGGTGCGGATCGCGTTAACCATGGCGCCCTTATGGTCGTGCCAATACTTGTTCGGCTCTTCCCCGAGGATCGCCACGCCGCAATCATCGCTGGCCGCATGGTCGGTGACAGGGCCCGAGAACGACAAGTCCAAATCGGCAGAGCCGTCCACAATACGCTCCCGCCAATCGGTGTGAATCTCTCCCGACAGATAGACATTCAGCGTCATCGCGCTCTCCTTCCACTGGTTTCAAATACTCAAAAAGGCGCACCGGCCAATCGAGCAGAGCTAGCCCGCCTTCGAAAAACGCCCACCACATGCGCTGCAATTTTCCTTTGGAAAATTGCCTCCGGCGACCGCGAAGCGGGCGCAATCCCTAGCCGCGCAACGTGCCGCCGGTGGCCTTGCTGACCTTCTCGACGATCTTCACACCGACTGCTTCAATCTCTTCCTCGGTCAGCGTCTTGTCCGTTGGCTGCATCCGCACCGTGATTGCCAAAGACTTCTGGCCTTCGCCAAGCGAGCCGCCGATGAATTCATCGAACACGCGCACCTCTTCGATCAGGGCCTTGTCGGCACCCGCCGCAGCGTTGACCAGATCGAGCGCGGCCACATCTGCCGCCACGACGAATGCGAAATCCCGTTCCACGGCTTGCAGATCAGCCATCGTCACCGCCCCACGGCTGGCGCTTGCCTTGCGCGGCATCGGCACCTCTTCAGGGAAGATCGTGAAGGCCATGGCAGGGCCTTTGACATCCATCGCGTCCAGCACTTTCGGATGTAATTCGCCGAAGATGCCAAGCACCTTCTTCGGCCCAAGGCAGATCATCCCATGCCGGCCAGGATGCCACCATTCGCGAGCACCGCGCAGGATTTGCGCCTTGGCAGGTGCACCGATTGCCGCCAGCACAGCCTCCGCATCCGCCTTCACGTCGAACACATCGACGCTGCGCCGTGCGCCGTGGGGGTCGCGTGGGCCTGTTTGGCCGATCAACAGGCCGCTCACCATCAGATGCTGCTCACCGGGCTCACCGCCATGGAACGCCGCGCCGACTTCAAACAGGGCCATATCCATCATGCCGCGTGCCTGATTGCGCGCCGCCGCCTGCAACAGGCCCGACAAAAGCGCAGGCCGCATGTGCGACATCTCGGACGAGATCGGGTTCTCCAGCATCACGTCATCGGTGCCGCCACCGAACAACTCAGCCGAGGCCTTGTCGATGAAACTGTAGGTCACGCATTCGTTGTACCCGAGCGCCGCCGCCGTCCGCCGCGCGCTGCGTTCGCGCAGCTGCATCGGCGTCAGAACAGGCGCGGGCACGCCGGGCTCGCGCGGCAAGGGCTGCGGCTTGAGACCGGTTAGAGAGGTCACACGCGCGACTTCTTCTACAAGGTCAGCCTCTCCATGCACGTCACGCCGCCAAGATGGCACCCAAACCTCCAACGTGTCGCCAGATCCAGACGCGCTGAATCCAAGGGCGGTCAGGATGCGGACCTGTTCGTCTCGGGCAATCTCCATGCCGACAAGGCTTTCGACGCGTTTGGGGTCGAGCGTGTAGCTGCGCGCGGTTTGCGGCGCGGCACCAGCCTCCACAACCTCGGACGCCTCGCCTCCACAGAGATCGAGCACCATCTGCGTCGCGGCCTCAAGGCCGGGGCGGGTATATTCAGGGTCCACGCCCCGCTCAAACCGGTAACGGGCGTCGGAATTAATCTTCAATTCACGGCCAGTATAGGCAATGCGCACAGGTTCCCACCACGCGGATTCGAGGAAGACGTTGACGGTCTCCTCGGTGCAGCCCGTCTCGGCCCCGCCCATCACACCGGCGATGCTTTCGGGGCCATTATCATCGGAAATCACGACCTGTCCGGCGACGAAGGTGTAGTCTTTGTCGTCCAATGCGGTGATCGTCTCACCACCCGCCGCGCGATGGACACGCAGGTTCCCCGCGACCTTGTCAGCGTCGAAGACGTGCAGAGGGCGGTTCTGGTCGAAGGTGAAGAAGTTGGTGATGTCGACAAGCGCGGAAATCGGGCGCAGGCCAATCGCGCGCAAGCGATCCTGCAGCCACTCCGGGCTGGGGCCGTTCTTCACGCCACGGATCAACCGCCCGGTGAAATGCGGGGCGTCGTCCAGCGTATCGGCGTCAATCGTCACGTTGATCGGGCACGGGAAGGTGCCGGGCACCTCTGTCGGGTTGTGCGCCTTGAGCGTCCCAAGCCCCCGCGCTGCAAGATCGCGCGCGATGCCGTGGACGCCAAGCGCGTCCTGCCGGTTTGGCGTGATGGCGATTTCGATCACGGGATCGACCTTGGCGGGGTCGTTCTCGGCCAGCCAATCGACAAAACGGTCACCCACCTCACCGCTCGGTAGCTCGATGATGCCGTCATGCTCGTCTGACAGCTCAAGCTCGCGCTCAGACGCCATCATGCCAAAGCTCTCGATGCCCCGGATCTTGCCCACACCAATCGTCGTATCGATGCCGGGCACGTACATGCCGGGCTTGGCGAGGACCACGGTGATCCCCTCGCGCGCATTGGGCGCGCCGCAGATGATCTGCTGCATGCCTTCGTCGGTCTCGACCTGGCACACCCGCAGGCGATCTGCGTCGGGGTGCTTCTCGGCCGACTTCACCTTGGCGATGGTAAAATCCTTGAGCCGCGCGGCGCGGTCCTCCACCTCTTCCACCTCAAGCCCGAGGTCGGTGAGGGCTTCCAGGATATCATCAAGGCTCGCCTCGGTTTCGAGGTGATCTTTCAGCCAGGAGAGAGTGAACTTCATAATGGGCCCCAGGGGTCGAATTCATCGGCCCCGGACATGGCAAAGAATGCCTTCAGACACAAGCCATCAGGGGTAGCTGTTGGGCAATCCCAGCAGTTCGTCGAGCTGCCGTGCGATCCAGCCGTGGGGGATGAAATGCCCGCCGGGATGGGTGTCGAGCGCAACCCGGCCC
It contains:
- the pheT gene encoding phenylalanine--tRNA ligase subunit beta, whose translation is MKFTLSWLKDHLETEASLDDILEALTDLGLEVEEVEDRAARLKDFTIAKVKSAEKHPDADRLRVCQVETDEGMQQIICGAPNAREGITVVLAKPGMYVPGIDTTIGVGKIRGIESFGMMASERELELSDEHDGIIELPSGEVGDRFVDWLAENDPAKVDPVIEIAITPNRQDALGVHGIARDLAARGLGTLKAHNPTEVPGTFPCPINVTIDADTLDDAPHFTGRLIRGVKNGPSPEWLQDRLRAIGLRPISALVDITNFFTFDQNRPLHVFDADKVAGNLRVHRAAGGETITALDDKDYTFVAGQVVISDDNGPESIAGVMGGAETGCTEETVNVFLESAWWEPVRIAYTGRELKINSDARYRFERGVDPEYTRPGLEAATQMVLDLCGGEASEVVEAGAAPQTARSYTLDPKRVESLVGMEIARDEQVRILTALGFSASGSGDTLEVWVPSWRRDVHGEADLVEEVARVTSLTGLKPQPLPREPGVPAPVLTPMQLRERSARRTAAALGYNECVTYSFIDKASAELFGGGTDDVMLENPISSEMSHMRPALLSGLLQAAARNQARGMMDMALFEVGAAFHGGEPGEQHLMVSGLLIGQTGPRDPHGARRSVDVFDVKADAEAVLAAIGAPAKAQILRGAREWWHPGRHGMICLGPKKVLGIFGELHPKVLDAMDVKGPAMAFTIFPEEVPMPRKASASRGAVTMADLQAVERDFAFVVAADVAALDLVNAAAGADKALIEEVRVFDEFIGGSLGEGQKSLAITVRMQPTDKTLTEEEIEAVGVKIVEKVSKATGGTLRG
- a CDS encoding YtoQ family protein, yielding MTLNVYLSGEIHTDWRERIVDGSADLDLSFSGPVTDHAASDDCGVAILGEEPNKYWHDHKGAMVNAIRTRHGIENADVVVVRFGEKYKQWNAAFDAGYASALGKPIIVLSMPEHQHPLKEVHAAALAVAEEPEQVVQILRYVLSGSLPG